One region of Microbacterium sufflavum genomic DNA includes:
- a CDS encoding zinc-dependent metalloprotease: protein MADNDPNPEDFQEFLRRMLSNQGGGDIDPEALRDAFQGMDGFTLDPAMMQTIMAQLQGAFGGDPWENALRQALHIANREGQGISDGSRTSIADSFALATLWLGEATTISELAEAPTAMTRGEWVEKTLPVWKEIAGPVSTSIADALTSALDTQVPEEMRGVVQGAGRLMRGLGGSVFAAQFGQVLGNLSLEVVSGGDVGIPVLPAGTATVIPQNLTAFGEGLEIPEDQIALYLATRELAYARLYRHAKWLHLHVMAQITDFARGVTVDVDALEDVASRLDPSDPEELRAAIEGGALLPTQTEAQREALARLENLIATIDGWVDVVTAQATSRLPDGARIAEAARRRRAVGGPAEDALGALVGLKLRPRRMREASAMWQAVTDAVGVAARDSLWDYPDLMPSAEDIDDPTALIARLQAAERGEQPVADEFDEALARLLDGDDFSGEEEGRDSTSTDGTEERDDRDQDGDAAPEGDRPV from the coding sequence ATGGCAGACAACGACCCGAACCCGGAGGACTTCCAGGAGTTCCTGCGCCGGATGCTCTCGAATCAGGGCGGCGGCGACATCGACCCGGAAGCGCTGCGGGACGCCTTCCAGGGCATGGACGGGTTCACGCTCGACCCCGCGATGATGCAGACGATCATGGCGCAGCTCCAGGGTGCGTTCGGCGGCGACCCGTGGGAGAACGCCCTGCGGCAGGCGCTGCACATCGCCAACCGCGAGGGCCAGGGCATCTCCGACGGCTCGCGCACCTCGATCGCGGACTCCTTCGCGCTCGCCACCCTCTGGCTCGGCGAGGCGACCACGATCTCCGAGCTCGCCGAGGCGCCCACCGCCATGACCCGCGGCGAGTGGGTCGAGAAGACGTTGCCGGTGTGGAAGGAGATCGCCGGCCCCGTGTCGACCAGCATCGCCGACGCGCTGACCTCGGCCCTGGACACGCAGGTGCCGGAGGAGATGCGCGGCGTGGTGCAGGGCGCGGGGCGGCTGATGCGCGGACTCGGCGGCTCGGTGTTCGCCGCGCAGTTCGGTCAGGTGCTGGGCAACCTGTCGCTCGAGGTCGTCTCGGGCGGTGACGTGGGGATCCCGGTGCTCCCCGCCGGCACCGCGACCGTGATCCCGCAGAACCTGACCGCGTTCGGCGAGGGCCTGGAGATCCCGGAGGACCAGATCGCGCTGTACCTCGCGACGAGGGAGCTGGCGTACGCCCGGCTGTACCGGCACGCCAAGTGGCTGCACCTGCACGTGATGGCGCAGATCACCGACTTCGCCCGCGGCGTGACGGTGGACGTCGACGCCCTGGAGGACGTGGCGAGCCGGCTCGACCCCTCCGACCCGGAGGAGCTGCGCGCCGCGATCGAGGGCGGCGCGCTGCTGCCCACCCAGACCGAGGCCCAGCGCGAGGCGCTCGCGCGGCTGGAGAACCTCATCGCGACGATCGACGGATGGGTCGACGTGGTCACCGCGCAGGCGACCTCTCGGCTGCCGGACGGCGCGCGGATCGCGGAGGCCGCGCGACGTCGCCGCGCGGTCGGCGGCCCGGCGGAGGACGCCCTCGGCGCCCTGGTCGGGCTGAAGCTCCGCCCCCGGCGGATGAGGGAGGCCTCGGCGATGTGGCAGGCCGTGACCGACGCGGTCGGCGTGGCCGCGCGCGACTCCCTGTGGGACTACCCCGACCTCATGCCGAGCGCCGAGGACATCGACGACCCCACGGCTCTCATCGCGCGGCTCCAGGCCGCCGAGCGCGGCGAGCAGCCCGTGGCCGACGAGTTCGATGAGGCGCTCGCCCGTCTGCTCGACGGCGACGACTTCTCCGGCGAGGAGGAGGGGCGCGACTCGACCTCCACCGACGGCACGGAGGAGCGCGACGACCGCGATCAGGACGGCGATGCGGCACCGGAGGGCGACCGCCCGGTCTGA
- a CDS encoding YlbL family protein, with protein sequence MERPRAGKLGLGVWALIVALAALAVLTFLPSPYVIQRPGPVYDTLGTAKNADGEQVPLISVEGAETYETGGTLDLTTVQVVGNRERTPSWFELALAWLDSSRAVVPLDSVFPEGVTTEQRDERNATLMVDSQHEATAAALNELGYDTGAQVVVVDAVEDSPADGLLEPDDVITAVDGTPVTSATRLREAIQDAGGDPVALTVQRDGAEQVVEVTPEKHEEGGTTTWLVGITLRTDYDFEIDVTIQLDNVGGPSAGMMFALGIIDTLTPGELNGGKDVAGTGTIDAEGDVGPIGGIRQKLYGARDAGADYFLAPASNCDEVVGHVPDGLQVIRTATLEESLAALDVIADGGDTSGLPTCEIPAT encoded by the coding sequence GTGGAACGACCGCGCGCAGGAAAGCTCGGACTCGGTGTCTGGGCGCTGATCGTCGCGCTCGCCGCCCTGGCGGTGCTCACCTTCCTGCCGTCGCCGTACGTGATCCAGCGTCCCGGTCCCGTGTACGACACCCTCGGCACCGCCAAGAACGCCGACGGCGAGCAGGTGCCGCTGATCAGCGTCGAGGGTGCGGAGACGTACGAGACGGGTGGCACGCTCGACCTCACGACGGTGCAGGTGGTCGGCAACCGCGAGCGCACGCCCAGCTGGTTCGAGCTCGCGCTGGCCTGGCTCGACTCCTCGCGGGCGGTCGTCCCGCTCGACTCCGTGTTCCCGGAGGGGGTGACCACGGAGCAGCGCGACGAGCGCAACGCGACGCTCATGGTCGACTCGCAGCACGAGGCCACGGCTGCAGCGCTCAACGAGCTCGGCTACGACACCGGCGCGCAGGTGGTCGTCGTGGACGCGGTCGAGGACTCGCCGGCCGACGGGCTGCTGGAACCTGACGATGTGATCACCGCGGTCGACGGCACGCCCGTCACTTCGGCCACCCGGTTGCGCGAGGCGATCCAGGATGCGGGTGGCGACCCCGTCGCCCTCACCGTGCAGCGCGATGGCGCGGAGCAGGTGGTGGAGGTGACGCCCGAGAAGCACGAGGAGGGCGGGACCACGACCTGGCTGGTCGGCATCACCCTGCGCACCGACTACGACTTCGAGATCGACGTGACCATCCAGCTCGACAACGTGGGCGGCCCGAGTGCCGGCATGATGTTCGCGCTGGGCATCATCGACACGCTCACGCCCGGCGAGCTCAACGGCGGCAAGGACGTCGCGGGAACGGGCACGATCGACGCGGAGGGCGACGTCGGCCCCATCGGCGGCATCCGGCAGAAGCTCTACGGTGCGCGCGACGCGGGTGCCGACTACTTCCTGGCGCCGGCGTCGAACTGCGACGAGGTGGTCGGGCACGTGCCCGATGGCCTGCAGGTGATCCGGACGGCGACGCTGGAGGAGTCGCTGGCGGCGTTGGACGTCATCGCGGACGGCGGGGACACGAGCGGACTCCCGACGTGCGAGATCCCGGCCACCTGA
- a CDS encoding UPF0182 family membrane protein, protein MTSTSAPNPATPRTSRRILGISLVIIAALIAAFFVFASLYTEFLWFDQVGFTGVLTTQWIATAVMFVVGFLGMAVPLFVVIQLAYRLRPVYVRLSSQLDRYQEVIEPLRRLAMWGMPIFFGLFAGFAAAGNWKTVWLWANGVATDTVDPQFGVDTGFYMFAMPFYSILLAFVSAVLLLCLLVTALVSYLYGSVRIGQGELRISKPARIQLAVIAGLYLLVQAASLWLDRFKTLVTPDDRITGAAYTGVNATIPGLAILAIIAAVVAILFFVTAVIGRWRFPLAATALLIVASLVVGVGYPWVVTTFQVKPNQNAYQAEYYQRNIDGTKEAYGVANLETTAFEAETDAAAGQLRADAETTASIRIMDPKVIPPTVRQLEQYRGYYQFQTTMDVDRYEIDGVMQDTVVSVRDLDMSGLGDGDNWNNRVAVYTHGYGLVAAAGNQRTSDGEPVFLERGIPSSGFLTDRENFEPRVYFGENSPEYSIVGAPEGSEPAEIDYPRGKDGSSETKTTFDGDGGPKIGDTFTKLLYALKFQSEQILFSNLVNDESQILYDRDPKTRVQKVAPYLELDSDPYPSVVDGRIVWIVDGYTTSSTYPYSTSVSLSDAIADSNVTSPSLAIDDINYIRNSVKATVDAYDGSVTLYAWDEEDPVLQTWQKVYPSTLKPISDMSGELMSHVRYPTDLFKVQRDILGIYHVDKAGSFAQQDNRWQTPNDPRSEAMLQPPYYLTMQMPGQDQPRFSMFSTFIPASQGAGGSRDVLMGYLAVDSDAGSEKGVKADGYGQLRMLEIDTDTTVPGPGQVQNTYNSDTAVVPQLNLLQQGESEVIYGNLLTLPVGGGLLYVQPVYVQSSEGTQLPRLQKVLVAFGDRVAFENTLTEALDTLFGGDSGATGGDDEVEPTDPGTDPGTTDPDTGETPTEPTAPTDAQADALAAAQQALLDRQAALAEGDLEKFGEADKRLTAAVEKLLELEGAAGQ, encoded by the coding sequence GTGACCTCGACCTCAGCCCCGAACCCGGCCACGCCACGAACCTCTCGACGAATCCTCGGCATCTCGCTGGTGATCATCGCCGCGCTGATCGCGGCGTTCTTCGTCTTCGCTTCGCTCTACACCGAATTCCTCTGGTTCGACCAGGTCGGGTTCACCGGCGTGCTGACCACGCAGTGGATCGCGACGGCGGTGATGTTCGTCGTCGGCTTCCTCGGCATGGCGGTCCCGCTGTTCGTCGTCATCCAGCTGGCCTACCGTCTGCGCCCGGTCTACGTGCGTCTGAGCTCGCAGCTCGACCGCTATCAGGAGGTCATCGAGCCGCTGCGCCGCCTGGCCATGTGGGGCATGCCCATCTTCTTCGGACTGTTCGCGGGCTTCGCGGCGGCGGGCAACTGGAAGACGGTGTGGCTCTGGGCGAACGGTGTCGCCACCGACACGGTCGACCCGCAGTTCGGCGTCGACACGGGCTTCTACATGTTCGCGATGCCGTTCTACTCGATCCTGCTCGCGTTCGTGTCGGCCGTGCTGCTGCTGTGCCTGCTGGTCACCGCGCTCGTGTCGTACCTGTACGGCTCCGTGCGCATCGGCCAGGGCGAGCTGCGCATCTCCAAGCCGGCGCGCATCCAGCTCGCCGTGATCGCCGGCCTCTATCTCCTGGTGCAGGCCGCGAGCCTCTGGCTCGACCGATTCAAGACCCTCGTCACGCCGGACGACCGCATCACGGGTGCCGCGTACACCGGTGTGAACGCGACGATCCCCGGCCTGGCGATCCTCGCGATCATCGCCGCCGTGGTCGCGATCCTCTTCTTCGTCACGGCCGTCATCGGGCGCTGGCGGTTCCCGCTCGCCGCGACGGCGCTGCTCATCGTGGCCTCGCTGGTCGTGGGCGTCGGCTACCCCTGGGTGGTCACCACCTTCCAGGTGAAGCCGAACCAGAACGCGTACCAGGCGGAGTACTACCAGCGGAACATCGACGGCACGAAGGAGGCCTACGGGGTCGCGAACCTCGAGACCACCGCCTTCGAGGCCGAGACCGATGCGGCGGCCGGCCAGCTGCGGGCCGACGCCGAGACCACGGCGTCGATCCGCATCATGGACCCGAAGGTCATCCCGCCGACCGTGCGTCAGCTCGAGCAGTACCGCGGCTACTACCAGTTCCAGACCACGATGGACGTCGACCGCTATGAGATCGACGGCGTCATGCAGGACACGGTGGTCTCGGTGCGCGACCTCGACATGTCGGGCCTCGGCGACGGCGACAACTGGAACAACCGCGTCGCGGTCTACACCCACGGCTACGGCCTCGTGGCCGCGGCGGGCAACCAGCGCACGAGCGACGGTGAGCCGGTGTTCCTCGAGCGCGGCATCCCGAGCTCGGGCTTCCTGACCGACCGCGAGAACTTCGAGCCGCGCGTCTACTTCGGCGAGAACTCCCCGGAGTACTCCATCGTCGGCGCCCCGGAGGGCTCCGAGCCGGCGGAGATCGATTACCCGCGCGGCAAGGACGGCTCGAGCGAGACGAAGACGACCTTCGACGGCGACGGCGGTCCGAAGATCGGCGACACGTTCACGAAGCTGCTCTACGCGCTGAAGTTCCAGTCGGAGCAGATCCTGTTCTCGAACCTGGTGAACGACGAGTCGCAGATCCTGTACGACCGCGACCCGAAGACGCGCGTGCAGAAGGTCGCTCCGTACCTCGAGCTCGACAGCGACCCGTACCCGAGCGTCGTGGACGGTCGCATCGTCTGGATCGTGGACGGCTACACCACCAGCTCCACGTACCCGTACTCGACGAGCGTGAGCCTGTCCGACGCGATCGCCGACTCGAACGTCACCTCGCCCTCGCTCGCGATCGACGACATCAACTACATCCGCAACTCGGTCAAGGCCACCGTCGACGCCTACGACGGCTCGGTCACGCTCTACGCGTGGGACGAGGAGGACCCGGTGCTGCAGACGTGGCAGAAGGTGTACCCGTCGACGCTCAAGCCGATCAGCGACATGTCGGGCGAGCTCATGAGCCACGTGCGCTACCCGACCGACCTGTTCAAGGTGCAGCGCGACATCCTCGGCATTTACCACGTCGACAAGGCCGGCTCGTTCGCGCAGCAGGACAACCGCTGGCAGACGCCGAACGACCCGCGCAGCGAGGCGATGCTGCAGCCGCCGTACTACCTGACGATGCAGATGCCCGGTCAGGACCAGCCCCGGTTCTCGATGTTCTCGACCTTCATCCCGGCGTCGCAGGGCGCGGGAGGCAGCCGAGACGTGCTGATGGGCTACCTCGCGGTGGACTCGGACGCCGGGTCGGAGAAGGGCGTGAAGGCCGACGGGTACGGGCAGTTGCGCATGCTCGAGATCGACACCGACACCACGGTGCCCGGCCCCGGTCAGGTGCAGAACACCTACAACTCGGACACCGCCGTGGTGCCCCAGCTGAACCTCCTCCAGCAGGGGGAGTCCGAGGTGATCTACGGCAACCTGCTCACGCTGCCCGTCGGCGGCGGTCTGCTCTACGTGCAGCCGGTGTACGTGCAGTCGTCGGAGGGCACGCAGCTGCCGCGTCTGCAGAAGGTGCTGGTCGCGTTCGGCGACAGGGTCGCGTTCGAGAACACGCTCACCGAGGCGCTCGACACGCTGTTCGGCGGTGACTCCGGTGCCACCGGTGGTGATGACGAGGTCGAGCCGACGGATCCGGGCACCGATCCGGGCACGACGGATCCGGACACGGGGGAGACCCCGACCGAGCCGACCGCGCCGACGGACGCCCAGGCCGACGCGCTGGCTGCCGCGCAGCAGGCCCTGCTCGACCGGCAGGCCGCGCTGGCCGAGGGTGACCTCGAGAAGTTCGGTGAGGCCGACAAGCGCCTCACGGCGGCCGTCGAGAAGCTCCTGGAGCTGGAGGGCGCCGCGGGGCAGTGA
- a CDS encoding carbon-nitrogen hydrolase family protein yields the protein MSETAVAVAVCQFAPTASREDNRDTIAALTAEAAARGAKLVVFPEYASYFVDPLDESLATHAETLDGDFVSTLTALAGEYAVVIVAGLVERASTEGHVRNAVVAVDGSGVLAVYRKQHLYDAFGQTESDWIEAGELTEPAVFEVAGLRFGLLTCYDLRFPEVARLLAVAGVDALVVPAEWVRGPLKEHHWTTLLAARAIENTVYAVAADHPAPIGVGHSQIVDPQGVVLAGVGSAPGMAVGVVERSAVERVRQVNPALRLRRYDVVPR from the coding sequence ATGTCCGAGACCGCCGTCGCCGTCGCCGTGTGCCAGTTCGCCCCGACCGCCTCCCGCGAGGACAACCGCGACACGATCGCGGCGCTCACCGCCGAGGCGGCGGCGCGTGGCGCGAAGCTCGTCGTGTTCCCCGAGTACGCGAGCTACTTCGTCGACCCGCTCGACGAGAGTCTCGCCACGCACGCGGAGACACTCGACGGCGACTTCGTGTCCACGCTCACCGCTCTCGCGGGGGAGTACGCGGTCGTGATCGTCGCCGGGCTCGTGGAGCGGGCGTCCACCGAGGGGCACGTGCGCAACGCCGTCGTGGCCGTGGACGGGAGCGGCGTGCTCGCGGTCTACCGGAAGCAGCACCTGTACGACGCCTTCGGTCAGACCGAGTCCGACTGGATCGAGGCCGGCGAGCTGACGGAGCCCGCGGTGTTCGAGGTCGCTGGGCTGCGCTTCGGGCTGCTCACCTGTTACGACCTCCGGTTCCCCGAGGTCGCCCGGCTCCTGGCGGTCGCGGGCGTCGACGCACTGGTCGTCCCGGCGGAGTGGGTGCGCGGTCCGCTCAAGGAGCATCACTGGACGACGCTGCTCGCGGCGCGCGCGATCGAGAACACGGTCTATGCGGTGGCGGCCGATCACCCGGCACCGATCGGAGTCGGGCATTCGCAGATCGTGGATCCGCAGGGGGTCGTCCTGGCCGGAGTGGGCAGCGCGCCCGGCATGGCGGTCGGCGTGGTGGAGCGCTCGGCCGTCGAGCGGGTGCGGCAGGTGAACCCGGCGCTGCGCCTGCGCCGCTACGACGTCGTGCCGCGCTGA
- a CDS encoding aminotransferase class I/II-fold pyridoxal phosphate-dependent enzyme: protein MSVIPGAWQRTAAGAGLLSADGTVAPTIFAEMSAAAARTGAINLGQGFPDEDGPAEVLEAARAAIASGANQYPPGRGVPDLLTAISEHQRRFYGLEVDPDTEVIVTAGATEALTATLLALIDGPDDEVVVFEPYYDSYAAAVALAGARLRTVPLRAPDFQPDLAQLAATVTDRTRLILVNDPHNPTGAVFGPEVLAEIVRLAELHDAVIVTDEVYEHLTFDGPHTPIATLPGAAERTLTISSAGKTFSATGWKIGWVHGPAALITAVLTVKQYLTYVNGSPFQPAVARGLRLDDAFFRDATTTLAHKHEILGDGLRAAGFVVHAPRGGYFTVADASALGGSDAAAFCRTLPERAGVVAIPLTAFVSAEHRADYAGLVRFAACKRTEVLEEAARRLASA from the coding sequence ATGAGTGTCATACCCGGCGCATGGCAGCGCACGGCGGCCGGTGCGGGCCTGCTGTCCGCAGACGGGACCGTCGCGCCCACCATCTTCGCAGAGATGTCCGCCGCGGCGGCCAGAACCGGCGCGATCAACCTCGGCCAGGGCTTCCCCGACGAGGACGGGCCCGCGGAGGTGCTCGAGGCAGCGAGGGCAGCGATCGCCTCCGGCGCCAATCAGTACCCGCCGGGACGAGGCGTCCCCGACCTGCTCACCGCGATCTCCGAGCACCAGCGGCGGTTCTACGGTCTCGAGGTCGACCCGGACACCGAGGTCATCGTCACAGCCGGCGCGACCGAGGCGCTCACCGCGACGCTCTTGGCACTGATCGACGGCCCCGACGACGAGGTCGTGGTGTTCGAGCCGTACTACGACTCCTACGCCGCAGCGGTCGCCCTGGCCGGGGCCCGGCTGCGGACCGTCCCCCTGCGCGCGCCGGACTTCCAGCCCGATCTCGCACAGCTCGCCGCGACCGTCACCGACCGCACGCGCCTCATCCTCGTCAACGACCCCCACAATCCGACCGGAGCGGTGTTCGGCCCCGAGGTGCTGGCCGAGATCGTCCGGCTGGCTGAGCTCCACGACGCCGTCATCGTCACCGACGAGGTGTACGAGCATCTGACCTTCGACGGCCCGCACACGCCGATCGCGACCCTGCCCGGCGCGGCCGAGCGCACGCTGACCATCTCGTCCGCGGGCAAGACCTTCTCGGCCACGGGATGGAAGATCGGCTGGGTGCACGGACCTGCGGCGCTCATCACCGCCGTCCTGACCGTGAAGCAATACCTCACGTATGTGAACGGCTCACCGTTCCAGCCGGCTGTGGCACGGGGACTCCGCCTCGACGACGCGTTCTTCCGCGACGCCACCACCACGCTGGCCCACAAGCACGAGATCCTCGGAGACGGCCTGCGCGCCGCGGGCTTCGTGGTGCACGCGCCCCGGGGCGGCTACTTCACGGTGGCCGACGCCAGCGCACTCGGCGGGTCGGATGCCGCGGCGTTCTGCCGCACCCTCCCGGAGCGGGCGGGCGTCGTCGCGATTCCTCTCACGGCCTTCGTGTCGGCCGAGCATCGGGCCGACTACGCCGGACTCGTGCGTTTCGCCGCCTGCAAACGCACCGAGGTGCTCGAGGAGGCCGCCCGCCGCCTCGCCTCCGCCTGA
- a CDS encoding S1C family serine protease encodes MNEDNPQDHTAPASSDAVPTPPVPPIPSGDGHSTAAGPTAPNANHTSGPAPAQGHEVPSTFASHAPVAPIVAPVPHGLAAPGSTPNAPGAAFGVPATAPSGAHAPSDGNAPAATKEKSRGGTRIAAFVVAAALVGGVAGFGGGALLTGLQDRPSSGTAQGPQTVTVNNPGSVNETTAVATAALPSVVTIEVAGSQEAGSGSGVIISKDGYVLTNTHVVTLGGAVADPTIRVTASDGRIYDATVVGTDPIYDLAVIKLTDAKDLTPIEFADSSKLNVGDTAVALGAPLGLANSVTTGIVSALNRSIQIASSALPDSSSEDAPEQQSPQEGQGPFQFDIPGSGGQQTTDSISVAVIQTDAAINHGNSGGALVNSKGELIGINVAIASSGNSEDSGSIGIGFAIPSNIAKRVSEEIIADGAATHGLLGASVRDASGVEGATVSGAYIADVTPGGAAEDAGLKADDVVTEFNGVPITGATDLTAQVRAAAAGSKATVTYVRGGKEYDVDLTLGTLAG; translated from the coding sequence ATGAACGAAGACAACCCCCAGGACCACACCGCACCCGCGTCGAGCGATGCCGTGCCCACCCCGCCCGTCCCGCCGATCCCGTCCGGCGACGGCCACTCGACCGCCGCCGGCCCGACCGCACCGAACGCGAACCACACGTCGGGGCCCGCGCCCGCGCAGGGACACGAGGTGCCGTCGACGTTCGCGTCGCACGCCCCGGTCGCCCCGATCGTCGCGCCGGTTCCGCACGGCCTCGCCGCGCCGGGCTCGACCCCGAACGCTCCGGGCGCCGCATTCGGCGTCCCCGCCACCGCGCCCTCCGGCGCCCACGCGCCGTCCGACGGCAACGCCCCCGCGGCGACGAAGGAGAAGTCCCGCGGAGGAACGCGCATCGCCGCGTTCGTCGTGGCGGCCGCCCTCGTGGGAGGTGTCGCCGGGTTCGGCGGCGGTGCGCTTCTCACGGGCTTGCAGGATCGCCCGTCGTCCGGCACCGCGCAGGGCCCGCAGACCGTCACCGTGAACAACCCCGGATCGGTCAACGAGACCACGGCCGTCGCCACCGCCGCCCTCCCCTCCGTCGTCACGATCGAGGTCGCGGGATCGCAGGAGGCCGGCAGCGGCTCCGGCGTGATCATCAGCAAGGACGGCTACGTGCTCACCAACACGCACGTCGTGACGCTCGGCGGTGCCGTGGCCGACCCGACCATCCGGGTGACCGCATCGGACGGCCGCATCTACGACGCCACGGTCGTGGGCACCGACCCGATCTACGACCTCGCGGTCATCAAGCTCACCGACGCGAAGGACCTCACCCCGATCGAGTTCGCCGACTCGTCGAAGCTCAACGTCGGAGACACCGCGGTCGCGCTCGGCGCCCCGCTCGGCCTGGCGAACTCGGTCACGACCGGTATCGTGAGCGCGCTGAACCGCAGCATCCAGATCGCCTCGTCGGCGCTGCCGGACTCCTCGTCCGAGGATGCGCCGGAGCAGCAGTCGCCACAGGAGGGCCAGGGCCCGTTCCAGTTCGACATCCCGGGCAGCGGCGGCCAGCAGACGACGGACTCCATCTCGGTGGCCGTGATCCAGACGGACGCCGCGATCAACCACGGCAACTCCGGCGGTGCGCTCGTCAACAGCAAGGGCGAGCTGATCGGGATCAACGTCGCGATCGCCAGCTCGGGCAACTCCGAGGACTCGGGATCGATCGGCATCGGCTTCGCGATCCCCTCGAACATCGCCAAGCGCGTGTCCGAGGAGATCATCGCCGACGGTGCCGCCACGCACGGGCTGCTCGGCGCCTCGGTCCGCGACGCCTCGGGTGTTGAGGGAGCCACGGTGTCCGGGGCGTACATCGCCGACGTCACGCCCGGGGGCGCCGCGGAGGACGCCGGTCTGAAGGCCGATGACGTGGTCACCGAGTTCAACGGCGTCCCCATCACGGGCGCCACCGACCTCACCGCGCAGGTGCGCGCGGCGGCTGCGGGCAGCAAGGCCACCGTCACGTACGTGCGCGGCGGCAAGGAGTACGACGTCGACCTGACGCTCGGGACGCTCGCCGGCTGA
- a CDS encoding CDP-glycerol glycerophosphotransferase family protein, translating to MASFSFGTGNAAKLLRIPLYALGRLGTLLVPRGRRWVFGCGAGIGDGALALQRHAAALGHDTLWLTADDREARDAAALGIRTVPRSGLRGWWATARAGVVVVTHGLGDVNRYANGGAFVVQLWHGIPLKRIGLDSPATTQVPPVPGAPLLRRLIGVLYRATAQRIRVLPAASDRARGRLESAFGLGDDRVVVTGEPRVDVLSAGTEAERRAAARAVLVGAAGELPPAARVLLYAPTWRDGAPDPSVPTAQEWIEVVRLLERHDAVLLVRSHPLGAGSYAPPLPTARVRMLPSAVLPDVTPALAAVDVLVTDYSSLAYDVGLLRMPVAFLAPDAEEYARTRGFYGRYADVATTGAAEGWQALLSELDALLGDPAAFADAATRSATLSAEMHAFRDGENTRRVYRAIRSRGVPAPKGAA from the coding sequence GTGGCGTCCTTCTCTTTCGGCACCGGCAATGCGGCCAAGCTGCTCCGCATCCCGCTGTACGCCCTCGGACGCCTCGGCACACTGCTCGTCCCCCGGGGCCGGCGCTGGGTCTTCGGCTGCGGCGCCGGGATCGGCGACGGAGCTCTTGCGCTCCAGCGTCACGCCGCCGCTCTCGGTCACGACACGCTCTGGCTCACGGCCGACGACCGCGAGGCGCGCGACGCCGCTGCGCTGGGCATCCGCACCGTTCCCCGCTCGGGGCTGCGCGGCTGGTGGGCGACCGCGCGGGCCGGAGTCGTCGTGGTCACGCACGGACTCGGTGATGTGAACCGGTACGCGAACGGCGGTGCGTTCGTGGTGCAGCTGTGGCACGGCATCCCGCTCAAGCGCATCGGGCTCGACTCGCCCGCGACGACACAGGTTCCGCCGGTTCCGGGTGCCCCGCTGCTGCGGCGCCTCATCGGGGTGCTCTACCGCGCAACGGCGCAGCGCATCCGTGTGCTGCCCGCGGCATCCGACCGGGCCCGCGGGCGCCTGGAGTCGGCATTCGGACTGGGCGACGACCGGGTCGTGGTGACCGGCGAGCCGCGCGTGGACGTGCTGTCCGCCGGCACCGAGGCGGAACGCCGCGCGGCGGCGCGCGCCGTGCTGGTCGGTGCCGCGGGGGAGTTGCCGCCCGCCGCTCGGGTGCTGCTGTATGCGCCGACGTGGCGTGACGGCGCTCCCGATCCGTCCGTCCCGACCGCTCAAGAGTGGATCGAGGTCGTGCGGCTGCTGGAGCGCCACGATGCTGTGCTCCTGGTCCGTTCGCACCCCCTGGGCGCCGGCTCCTACGCGCCGCCCCTGCCGACCGCCAGGGTCCGGATGCTGCCGAGCGCGGTGCTCCCCGATGTGACACCGGCTCTCGCCGCGGTCGACGTGCTGGTCACGGACTACTCGTCGCTGGCGTACGACGTCGGACTGCTGCGCATGCCGGTCGCGTTCCTGGCGCCCGACGCGGAGGAGTACGCCCGCACCCGCGGCTTCTATGGACGCTACGCGGATGTCGCCACGACCGGTGCGGCCGAGGGATGGCAGGCGCTGCTGTCAGAGCTCGACGCGCTCCTGGGGGATCCCGCCGCCTTCGCCGATGCCGCGACGCGGTCCGCTACGCTCAGCGCGGAGATGCACGCGTTCCGCGACGGGGAGAACACCCGTCGCGTCTACCGGGCGATCCGCTCGCGGGGTGTGCCCGCGCCGAAGGGAGCAGCATGA